In a single window of the Chitinivibrio alkaliphilus ACht1 genome:
- the pheT gene encoding phenylalanine--tRNA ligase subunit beta has product MDISLQWIRDFTDIPSLPPAEISTRFTMATCEVEAVQEVGAYMEQVVASKVTDITAHPDADNLQIVTVDAGQAHHSVVCGAPNVHRGMLVPFAPVGTTLPGGFTLVPKKIRGVESQGMLCAEDELGLGTSHEGLLSLPEDTPPGTPLHSIYGVSRDVLLDIDNKSITHRPDLWGHFGMAREFAAVFNTPLQNPFTPEWCEELRQLGTGKAPVQLHVEEDSACKAYLGLSLSGIQISQSPQWMQQRLTNCGIRPINNIVDISNYVMLELGIPLHIFDRDHITDNTIRVERLKEEISFETLDGEIRSLKAGDTVVSDGEKPLVIAGIMGGANSGVTEDTETIFIEVANWKASEVRTTSARIGLRTDSSQRYEKSLDSQLLERTLLRTLELVRSQCPHAVVEGAIQKGGADLSTPYTPRVITVSTDKICAILGKEISRDHIAEILTKLDFSLKIEEDLFSITVPSYRATKDIECDADIIEEVGRIIGYDNIAPVPTYETIRPLRPATEIQFTRKLRDFLVLRGNLIETMTYPMIGRSLLEKADWHEKNESLTLKNALSRDHEIMRPSVVPSLLEMAGQNAKNFPRFSAFEIGRQYQNDKDNFSKEETVVTIALYDRNENRFIELRNLLEELIRYLAIPVTLNEPREKFPNALVHREWTGLHPYETLDIKTMGKNKGFLTTLHPLMARTFKIKGTLSMAVMSIQELQSLKPREKVRYTPLPKYPGSTFDCTLRTPHHTSADTVVRAVERLKIPHVISVKVADVFSLNDAEKAVTIQTSFLNPQGTLDHEFLETQQDKIVAELETAGFPLKV; this is encoded by the coding sequence ATGGATATATCTCTACAATGGATTCGTGATTTTACGGATATTCCCTCCCTTCCTCCTGCAGAAATTAGTACACGCTTCACCATGGCAACCTGCGAAGTCGAAGCGGTACAGGAGGTTGGAGCCTATATGGAACAGGTGGTGGCATCAAAAGTAACCGATATTACCGCACACCCTGATGCTGACAATCTACAAATTGTTACAGTTGATGCAGGACAAGCGCACCATAGTGTAGTCTGCGGTGCTCCCAATGTACACCGAGGTATGCTCGTTCCCTTCGCTCCTGTTGGAACGACCCTCCCCGGCGGGTTCACCTTGGTGCCAAAGAAAATTCGCGGCGTGGAGTCTCAGGGAATGCTCTGTGCAGAAGACGAACTTGGCCTCGGTACCTCCCACGAAGGGCTACTCTCTCTTCCTGAAGACACCCCCCCGGGAACCCCCTTGCACAGCATATACGGTGTGAGCCGCGATGTACTTCTCGATATTGACAACAAATCGATTACCCATCGCCCCGACCTCTGGGGGCATTTCGGAATGGCACGGGAGTTTGCGGCTGTGTTTAATACCCCGTTACAAAATCCCTTTACCCCGGAGTGGTGTGAAGAACTACGCCAACTCGGAACGGGAAAGGCCCCCGTACAGCTTCACGTAGAAGAAGATTCAGCTTGCAAAGCCTATTTGGGACTCTCCCTATCGGGTATACAGATAAGCCAAAGTCCACAGTGGATGCAGCAACGTCTTACGAACTGCGGCATCCGTCCCATAAATAACATCGTGGATATATCAAATTATGTTATGCTGGAACTGGGCATCCCCCTGCATATTTTCGACCGCGACCATATCACAGACAATACGATTCGCGTAGAACGGCTTAAAGAAGAGATATCCTTTGAGACCCTTGACGGGGAAATTCGCTCCCTTAAAGCTGGAGACACCGTTGTATCTGACGGGGAAAAGCCTCTTGTTATCGCCGGCATTATGGGAGGCGCAAACAGCGGTGTTACGGAAGACACAGAAACCATTTTTATTGAGGTTGCTAATTGGAAAGCCAGCGAAGTCCGTACAACCTCTGCACGGATCGGCCTACGCACAGATTCATCTCAGCGGTATGAAAAGTCTCTTGACTCACAGCTTCTTGAAAGAACACTTCTTCGTACTCTTGAGCTCGTACGCTCACAATGCCCCCATGCTGTAGTAGAAGGGGCTATACAAAAAGGCGGGGCTGATCTCAGCACCCCCTATACCCCGCGTGTTATCACCGTATCCACAGACAAAATCTGTGCTATTCTCGGAAAAGAAATCTCCCGTGACCACATTGCAGAGATTCTTACAAAACTCGATTTCTCCCTTAAAATAGAGGAAGACCTGTTTTCCATAACAGTTCCTTCCTATCGTGCAACCAAGGATATTGAGTGCGATGCGGATATTATTGAAGAGGTAGGACGAATTATCGGATATGACAATATCGCCCCTGTTCCTACCTACGAGACGATCCGCCCCCTTCGTCCTGCCACGGAGATTCAATTTACCCGTAAACTCCGCGATTTTCTTGTGTTACGAGGAAATCTCATTGAAACCATGACCTACCCCATGATCGGAAGATCTCTCTTAGAAAAAGCGGATTGGCATGAAAAAAATGAATCTCTCACCTTAAAAAATGCTCTCTCACGGGACCATGAAATTATGCGCCCCAGCGTTGTCCCCTCTCTGTTAGAAATGGCGGGGCAAAATGCAAAGAATTTCCCTCGCTTTTCCGCCTTTGAAATTGGAAGACAGTATCAAAACGATAAAGATAATTTCTCTAAAGAGGAAACAGTTGTAACCATCGCTCTATATGATAGAAACGAAAACCGTTTCATTGAATTGCGAAATCTCCTTGAAGAATTGATACGCTATCTTGCCATTCCAGTTACCCTTAACGAGCCTCGGGAGAAATTTCCCAATGCTCTGGTCCATCGAGAATGGACCGGCCTTCATCCCTATGAAACCCTCGATATTAAAACCATGGGGAAAAACAAGGGATTTCTCACAACACTTCATCCGTTGATGGCACGAACCTTTAAAATAAAAGGAACTCTTTCCATGGCAGTTATGTCTATCCAAGAGTTACAAAGCCTGAAACCCCGGGAGAAGGTTCGGTATACTCCTCTTCCCAAATACCCCGGTTCAACCTTTGACTGCACCCTTCGTACCCCGCACCACACATCGGCTGATACGGTTGTACGGGCAGTGGAACGTCTCAAGATACCCCATGTGATATCGGTAAAAGTTGCTGATGTATTTTCCCTCAACGATGCGGAAAAAGCCGTCACAATTCAGACCAGCTTTCTGAATCCGCAGGGAACCTTGGACCATGAGTTTTTGGAAACACAACAGGATAAAATTGTTGCTGAATTAGAAACAGCAGGGTTTCCTCTAAAAGTCTAG
- a CDS encoding phenylalanine--tRNA ligase subunit alpha — protein sequence MLDRLQKLSKQFEAELGEAASQADILAVKAKYIGKKGEISSILKGMKDASPEEKKTVGKESNRLKQEMHKAISQALSEREKQEIEEQLRQNRQDISLTKSLLGQRHPAAYHPVTIVQREIEDIFTSMGFTILNGPHIEDDYHNFEALNIPETHPARDMQDTFWFSDMKHLLRTHTSPMQVRGMETHTAPFKFVCPGKVFRCEDTDASHEMVFHQLEGMMVGENISVANLIYFMKVLLAEIFGKEVEVRLRPGYFPFVEPGFELDIKCLICGGSGCSVCKQTGWVELLPCGMVHPRVLEYGQVDTDKYNGFAFGLGLDRLVMMRYGIDDIRYLHSGDLRFGQQFSEY from the coding sequence ATGCTGGATAGACTACAAAAACTTTCAAAACAGTTTGAAGCTGAGCTGGGCGAAGCAGCGTCCCAGGCAGATATTCTTGCGGTTAAAGCAAAATACATTGGTAAAAAAGGTGAGATCAGTTCCATCCTCAAGGGGATGAAAGATGCCTCACCTGAGGAAAAGAAAACCGTGGGCAAAGAGTCAAACAGGCTGAAGCAAGAGATGCATAAAGCCATTTCTCAAGCGCTCTCAGAGAGAGAAAAACAGGAAATTGAAGAACAGCTTCGGCAGAATCGACAAGACATCAGCCTCACAAAATCGCTCTTGGGACAGCGCCATCCTGCGGCGTATCATCCGGTAACAATAGTACAGAGAGAGATTGAGGATATCTTCACGTCCATGGGGTTTACCATTCTCAACGGCCCGCACATTGAAGATGACTACCACAATTTTGAAGCCTTAAACATACCAGAGACCCATCCTGCCCGTGATATGCAGGATACCTTTTGGTTCTCCGACATGAAACATCTTCTCCGAACCCATACCTCTCCCATGCAGGTTCGGGGCATGGAAACCCATACAGCCCCCTTTAAATTTGTCTGTCCGGGAAAGGTGTTTCGCTGTGAAGATACAGATGCATCCCATGAAATGGTTTTCCACCAACTTGAAGGCATGATGGTGGGGGAAAACATCTCCGTGGCAAATCTCATCTACTTTATGAAAGTGCTTCTTGCTGAGATATTTGGCAAGGAAGTGGAAGTACGCCTTCGCCCAGGCTATTTCCCCTTTGTAGAACCCGGTTTTGAATTGGACATAAAATGCCTTATCTGCGGTGGTTCGGGCTGTTCTGTCTGTAAACAAACTGGATGGGTAGAACTGCTTCCCTGCGGCATGGTACATCCAAGAGTGCTTGAATATGGGCAGGTTGATACAGATAAATACAACGGTTTTGCCTTTGGACTTGGCCTTGACAGGTTGGTAATGATGCGCTACGGTATTGATGATATTCGATATCTTCACAGCGGTGATCTTCGTTTTGGACAACAATTCTCAGAATACTAG
- a CDS encoding two-component system sensor histidine kinase NtrB, which yields MALLYHIYHVGPHTHSYTLRVLHLITLNISMIYYPLVIHQIIQRPHTQTYTILARSLAGITILRILLGYTLGYGTDILFTQTILPWGETIYLFHEETEPLKLIHNILFIAMVVYTGSIIHHAHRHNAKCPPTLFPLHTLFLITLSVDALFLNHTISMIQLTPFITAGLFGGIAVILGNKMNEGLLQKELLFERNQQLSQLLNNDDIGIFTKDRNSRFVLPGKHICKILNKTEKEVQGKTIQDFIPFHEAARIHKADSYILQTGASDEFEEEFSYGGKEHSYLTYKSPLRNKDGTIQGLIGISINRMPQKIMQEKIAQVEKFTSLGELAGEIAHNFNNQLTSILGYADMLLASEEFHRKSVEDIISIAESTSQYIRQLLDFSQKGTRGTDKIFLSALITATLEHLYLPPEAAITVHTCISHPDMCVEGHRANLQNALTNICVNARDSLTEEGEITIAVKRTYLNKPQAKLLALSEGFYAHLIVEDTGSGIPREIQEKIFTPFFTTKTKDRGTGLGLSSVYKTVKAHKGGIILYSTPEEGTTFEIYLPEYCSSSSES from the coding sequence ATGGCACTTCTTTACCACATCTACCATGTCGGGCCGCATACCCATAGCTATACCCTGCGTGTACTCCACCTTATAACTCTCAACATCTCCATGATCTATTACCCCTTAGTAATTCACCAAATTATTCAAAGACCTCACACACAAACATACACTATCCTGGCACGATCTTTGGCTGGAATAACGATACTTCGCATACTCCTCGGATATACCCTTGGTTACGGAACAGATATTCTATTCACACAAACGATACTCCCCTGGGGAGAAACAATCTATCTATTCCATGAAGAAACAGAACCGTTGAAACTTATCCATAACATACTCTTCATTGCCATGGTGGTGTATACGGGCAGTATTATTCACCATGCACACCGCCATAATGCCAAATGCCCCCCCACCTTATTTCCCCTTCATACACTCTTTCTCATCACCCTCTCTGTGGATGCTCTTTTTCTCAATCATACCATAAGCATGATCCAATTAACTCCATTCATTACGGCAGGACTCTTTGGTGGCATTGCCGTTATATTGGGAAACAAAATGAATGAGGGACTCCTCCAAAAAGAGCTCCTCTTTGAACGAAATCAACAGCTCTCACAACTCTTAAACAATGATGACATTGGCATCTTCACCAAAGACCGGAACAGTCGTTTTGTCCTACCGGGAAAACATATCTGTAAGATACTTAACAAAACAGAAAAGGAGGTACAGGGAAAAACCATACAGGACTTTATCCCCTTCCACGAAGCAGCCCGCATCCACAAGGCTGATAGCTACATACTGCAAACCGGTGCAAGTGACGAGTTTGAAGAAGAGTTCTCCTATGGGGGCAAAGAACACTCCTACCTCACCTATAAATCTCCCTTAAGAAATAAAGATGGTACAATTCAGGGGTTAATTGGGATATCCATCAATCGAATGCCGCAAAAGATAATGCAGGAAAAAATAGCACAGGTAGAAAAATTTACCTCCTTAGGGGAGCTTGCCGGTGAAATTGCGCACAACTTTAATAACCAACTCACCAGTATTCTCGGCTATGCAGACATGCTCCTGGCAAGCGAAGAGTTTCACAGAAAGTCCGTAGAAGACATTATTTCCATTGCAGAATCCACCTCCCAATATATTCGTCAGCTCCTCGATTTTTCTCAGAAAGGTACAAGAGGAACCGATAAGATTTTTCTTTCTGCCCTTATTACAGCAACCCTCGAACACCTCTATCTCCCGCCTGAGGCAGCCATTACAGTTCATACCTGTATAAGCCATCCTGATATGTGCGTGGAGGGACATCGGGCAAATCTTCAAAATGCCTTGACCAATATCTGCGTAAACGCCCGGGACTCACTTACAGAGGAGGGTGAAATTACCATTGCTGTTAAACGAACCTACCTTAATAAACCACAGGCAAAACTTCTTGCACTCTCAGAAGGGTTTTATGCCCACCTCATTGTAGAAGATACGGGGAGCGGTATTCCTCGGGAAATACAAGAAAAAATATTCACTCCATTCTTTACCACAAAAACCAAAGACCGAGGTACCGGCTTAGGGCTCTCCTCTGTCTACAAGACCGTCAAGGCACATAAGGGGGGGATTATTCTCTATTCTACCCCCGAAGAAGGCACGACCTTTGAAATATATCTCCCCGAGTATTGCTCATCCTCCTCAGAGAGTTGA